In the genome of Actinomadura graeca, one region contains:
- a CDS encoding helix-turn-helix domain-containing protein, producing MSTGRRWQDIKAEAHRRNPELANPERQAQARTELDAYVAGHHLKELRKAVGKTQAEVAQILGVSQSRVSQIENGNLEAMELETLRAYATALGGHVDITVSVGPHSIKVA from the coding sequence ATGAGCACCGGACGCCGCTGGCAGGACATCAAAGCCGAAGCACACCGCCGCAATCCCGAACTGGCCAACCCCGAACGCCAGGCCCAGGCACGCACCGAACTAGACGCCTACGTCGCCGGCCACCACCTCAAGGAGCTCCGCAAGGCGGTCGGCAAGACGCAGGCCGAGGTCGCCCAGATCCTGGGGGTCTCCCAGTCCCGCGTCTCCCAGATCGAAAACGGCAACCTCGAAGCCATGGAGCTGGAGACCCTCCGCGCCTATGCCACAGCACTCGGCGGACACGTCGACATCACCGTCAGCGTCGGCCCCCACTCCATCAAGGTCGCCTGA
- a CDS encoding type II toxin-antitoxin system RelE/ParE family toxin, producing the protein MPWDVILLEPVESWFLKLCESETDTAALIEQAIDRLAEVGPTLGRPLVDTLEHSELRNLKELRPGSRGRSEIRMLFVFDPDRAAIFLVAGDKAGQWSRWYDEAIPLAEARYAEYRAAKDKEGGR; encoded by the coding sequence GTGCCCTGGGACGTCATCCTCCTCGAACCGGTCGAGAGCTGGTTCCTCAAGCTGTGTGAATCAGAGACGGACACTGCGGCCTTGATCGAGCAGGCCATCGACAGGCTGGCCGAGGTCGGGCCGACGCTGGGACGGCCGCTGGTCGACACACTGGAACACAGCGAGCTACGCAACCTCAAGGAGCTGCGGCCCGGCAGCCGAGGACGATCGGAGATCCGCATGCTGTTCGTCTTCGATCCAGACCGGGCAGCGATCTTCCTAGTGGCCGGAGACAAGGCCGGGCAGTGGTCACGCTGGTACGACGAGGCGATCCCACTGGCCGAAGCCCGCTACGCCGAGTACCGGGCAGCGAAGGACAAGGAGGGCGGACGATGA
- a CDS encoding DUF4282 domain-containing protein, producing MPPDEYYHAPRRPSLLAALVDVKFERAVTPLLVRWVYLGTLVVVGFGVVFGLLWVWSLATWMGGALWLAAPIVLGWGLVTLLTVRITCEWTLTRFQRAWPSQPQTAMRQAFAASAPSTPAHNPGGTPTSTPTVRGQADPERRAARGPSTGSHAAVP from the coding sequence ATGCCGCCAGACGAGTACTACCACGCTCCGCGCCGCCCCAGCCTGCTAGCTGCCTTGGTCGACGTAAAGTTCGAACGCGCAGTGACTCCGCTACTGGTTCGCTGGGTCTACCTCGGTACTCTCGTCGTGGTTGGCTTCGGCGTTGTCTTCGGACTCCTCTGGGTCTGGTCGCTGGCCACCTGGATGGGCGGCGCGCTCTGGCTGGCAGCCCCAATCGTGCTCGGCTGGGGGCTGGTCACCCTGCTCACAGTCCGCATCACCTGTGAGTGGACTCTCACTCGCTTCCAACGTGCATGGCCCTCTCAACCCCAGACGGCCATGCGCCAAGCCTTCGCAGCCTCCGCGCCGTCCACACCCGCACATAACCCGGGCGGAACACCGACTAGCACCCCCACAGTCCGAGGACAAGCCGACCCGGAGCGCAGGGCCGCCCGCGGCCCGAGCACCGGAAGCCACGCGGCAGTACCTTGA
- a CDS encoding 3-keto-5-aminohexanoate cleavage protein — protein sequence MSIVITVAPTGPIATTADNPHLPTQPEEIADSVVAAYSAGAAVAHLHLRDTDQRPTADLTIARRTVDLIAERCPILIQLSTGVGLDVPFEERAALVELRPRMATLNPCSMSFGTGEFRNPPAQVRRLAARMRELGVKPELEIYDTGHLEACLRLRDEGLLDDEPMQFSIVLGVAGGMAATPENLLTMVGRLPEGSVWQVIAIGRANLRLTAIALALGGNARAGLEDTLYLRKGELSHGNLPLVRRTAMLARDLDLAIASVEETERLLHLPTASAG from the coding sequence GTGAGCATCGTCATCACCGTTGCCCCGACCGGCCCGATCGCGACCACAGCTGACAATCCGCATCTCCCCACCCAGCCTGAGGAGATCGCCGACTCGGTCGTCGCCGCGTATTCCGCCGGCGCCGCGGTGGCGCACCTCCATCTGCGCGATACCGATCAGCGGCCCACCGCGGACCTCACGATCGCGCGGCGCACCGTGGATCTGATCGCCGAGCGCTGCCCTATTCTGATCCAGCTCTCCACCGGTGTCGGCTTGGACGTGCCGTTCGAGGAGCGCGCGGCGCTGGTCGAGTTGCGGCCGCGGATGGCGACGCTCAACCCGTGCAGCATGAGCTTCGGGACGGGCGAGTTCCGCAACCCGCCGGCACAGGTTCGGCGGCTGGCCGCGCGAATGCGCGAGCTGGGGGTCAAGCCCGAGTTGGAGATCTACGACACCGGGCACCTCGAAGCGTGCCTGCGACTGCGCGATGAGGGTCTCCTCGACGACGAGCCCATGCAGTTCTCCATTGTGCTTGGCGTGGCCGGGGGAATGGCCGCGACGCCGGAGAACCTTCTCACGATGGTCGGCCGCCTCCCCGAGGGCTCGGTATGGCAGGTCATCGCGATCGGGCGGGCCAACCTCCGCCTCACGGCGATCGCCCTGGCCCTAGGGGGAAACGCCCGCGCGGGCCTGGAGGACACGCTGTACCTGCGCAAGGGGGAACTCAGCCACGGCAACCTCCCGCTCGTGCGGCGCACCGCCATGCTCGCGCGCGACCTGGATCTCGCCATCGCGAGCGTCGAGGAGACCGAGCGACTGCTCCACCTCCCCACCGCTAGCGCCGGCTAG
- a CDS encoding malate synthase yields the protein MPTLTRHDVTITASSPPEAAELLSPEATAFVAELHRRFGARRDQLLAARHERRKALASGATLDFHEDTREIRDAAWSITPNPMVLADRRVEITGPAEPKTIIDALNSGASGFMACMAEAMTPTWDNLMTAQSALRAATRGELAYTAIDGRRWELAPERATLHVRPRGWHADEPAFLVDGAPVAGALLDAGLFLFHSARELVVRGAGPFLYLSKLESYAEAALWREVFVAVEDELGFGRGTIRATVLIETLPAAFEMDEIAFELRDHLTGLSAGRREYLFSTIKFLAEQPEFVQLDPARETTTGPFMRAYADLLVTTSHRRGAHAIAGMGAFVPDRGGPGVPAAAFERECAGRGSEAQLGYDGTWVAHPDLVPVVRAAFDAVLDGRPNQLDRDHHSPTITARDLLDLPPATCGVSAEDVRVNAAVALGYLATWLAGPVVIGNLMEDAVRAEAARTRLWQWVRHGVRTTDGVTVDRELMRSVCRKEAARLAAREDGPPRQRLEQAQKLFEQVTFSAELADFLTTPGLALVRRRMTHPTRHEGGA from the coding sequence CGGCGGAAGGCGCTCGCGTCGGGGGCGACCCTCGACTTCCACGAGGACACGCGTGAGATTCGCGACGCGGCGTGGTCGATCACGCCGAACCCGATGGTGCTGGCGGACCGCCGAGTCGAGATCACCGGTCCCGCCGAACCGAAGACGATCATCGACGCGCTGAACTCCGGGGCAAGCGGCTTCATGGCCTGTATGGCGGAAGCCATGACGCCCACCTGGGACAACTTGATGACCGCGCAGTCGGCGTTGCGGGCGGCCACCCGCGGCGAGCTCGCGTACACCGCCATCGATGGGCGCCGGTGGGAACTGGCGCCGGAGCGGGCGACGCTCCACGTCCGGCCACGCGGATGGCATGCGGACGAACCGGCGTTCCTCGTCGACGGCGCACCGGTCGCCGGCGCGCTGCTCGACGCCGGGCTCTTCTTGTTCCACTCGGCCCGCGAACTGGTGGTGCGCGGCGCCGGTCCTTTTCTTTACCTCTCCAAGCTGGAGAGCTACGCGGAGGCGGCGCTATGGCGCGAGGTGTTCGTGGCGGTCGAGGACGAACTCGGATTCGGCCGCGGGACGATCCGCGCCACCGTGCTGATCGAGACACTGCCGGCGGCGTTCGAGATGGATGAGATCGCGTTCGAGCTCCGTGACCACCTGACCGGTCTCAGTGCAGGACGCCGGGAGTACCTCTTCAGCACGATCAAGTTCCTCGCCGAGCAACCGGAGTTCGTGCAGCTCGACCCCGCGCGCGAGACGACGACCGGGCCGTTCATGCGCGCCTACGCGGATCTGCTCGTGACGACCAGCCACCGCCGCGGCGCTCACGCGATCGCAGGGATGGGCGCGTTCGTTCCCGACCGCGGCGGACCGGGCGTCCCCGCCGCGGCCTTCGAGCGCGAATGCGCGGGCAGGGGCAGCGAGGCGCAGCTGGGGTACGACGGCACCTGGGTCGCGCATCCCGATCTGGTGCCCGTGGTGCGCGCCGCGTTCGACGCGGTCCTTGATGGTCGGCCGAACCAGCTCGACCGCGACCACCACTCGCCGACGATCACCGCCCGCGACCTCCTCGACCTGCCCCCCGCCACCTGCGGGGTGAGCGCCGAGGACGTCCGTGTGAACGCAGCGGTCGCGCTCGGGTATCTCGCGACGTGGTTGGCAGGTCCCGTCGTCATCGGCAACCTCATGGAGGACGCCGTCAGAGCGGAGGCCGCCCGCACGCGGCTGTGGCAGTGGGTCCGCCACGGCGTCCGGACGACCGACGGGGTGACCGTGGATCGCGAGCTCATGCGCTCGGTGTGCCGCAAGGAGGCCGCCCGCTTGGCGGCGCGCGAGGACGGGCCGCCGAGGCAGCGCCTTGAGCAGGCTCAGAAGCTGTTCGAACAGGTGACCTTCTCCGCCGAGCTCGCCGATTTCCTGACCACCCCGGGCCTCGCGCTCGTGCGCCGCCGCATGACGCACCCGACTCGCCACGAAGGTGGAGCATGA
- a CDS encoding gamma-glutamylcyclotransferase, which produces MFLNGTAMSGQKDHFAVNGATFLGPTSTAPGFRFFAVRREFPGLLPVSEHGVPVSGELYDMSDKQLFDVLLPQEPEELELGMIELSDGATVHAMILQPDRLAPGDEVVDIADFGGWRAFQAHLTANERARDLLNR; this is translated from the coding sequence ATGTTCCTGAACGGCACGGCGATGTCCGGCCAGAAAGACCATTTCGCAGTTAACGGTGCCACATTCCTCGGTCCGACCAGCACCGCCCCCGGGTTCCGCTTCTTCGCGGTACGGCGCGAGTTCCCCGGCCTGCTCCCGGTGTCCGAGCATGGTGTCCCGGTCTCCGGCGAGCTGTATGACATGAGCGACAAGCAACTGTTCGACGTGTTGCTGCCCCAGGAACCCGAGGAACTCGAACTCGGCATGATCGAGCTGTCGGACGGGGCGACCGTGCACGCGATGATCCTGCAACCGGATCGCCTTGCCCCGGGGGACGAGGTCGTCGACATCGCCGATTTCGGGGGATGGCGCGCCTTCCAGGCCCACCTCACCGCGAACGAGCGGGCCCGTGATCTCCTCAACCGCTGA
- the hydA gene encoding dihydropyrimidinase produces the protein MSLLIKGGRVITGADDYVADIHVADTTVTTIGASLNVTADKVVDATGCYVLPGGVDPHTHLAFDMAGTRTADDYESGTIAAAFGGTTTVVNFAQQRPGEHLRTAVERGVASAQGKAVIDYGQHIILTQLEDSTLHQLDELVGEGVTSIKMFLAYPGELMVDDATLFQVMERAGELGALCCVHAENGPVIDVLVRRALAAGRTNPSWHGRTRPELAEAEATHRAIAVAEMANAPVYFVHLSCAEALAEVTAARDRGRPVFAETCPHYLFLDSSVYDDESFDTAKYVLTPPLRDVRHQDALWRGLRANGLQVVSTDHCPFCLNGQKDLGAGDFSKIPNGGPGIEHRLQLLYAGVVAGRLPLQRMVEVFATTPARLFGLYPRKGTVAVGSDADLVVFDPSATTTINAATQHMAVDYSMYEGWRLAGAVRTVICGGAPVVENGVFVGTPGRGRFLRREAGSRP, from the coding sequence ATGAGCCTGCTGATCAAGGGTGGCCGGGTGATCACCGGCGCCGACGACTACGTCGCCGACATCCATGTCGCCGACACCACAGTGACCACCATCGGCGCCTCGCTGAACGTCACGGCCGACAAGGTCGTCGACGCGACCGGCTGCTACGTGTTGCCCGGTGGCGTCGATCCGCACACCCATCTCGCGTTCGACATGGCCGGGACGCGTACCGCCGACGACTACGAGTCCGGGACGATCGCGGCGGCCTTCGGCGGGACCACCACCGTGGTCAACTTCGCCCAGCAGCGGCCCGGCGAGCACCTGCGGACCGCGGTCGAGCGGGGCGTGGCCTCGGCGCAGGGCAAGGCCGTGATCGACTACGGCCAGCACATCATCCTCACCCAGCTTGAAGACAGCACGCTCCACCAGCTCGACGAGCTGGTGGGCGAGGGCGTCACCAGCATCAAGATGTTCCTCGCCTATCCAGGCGAACTCATGGTGGACGACGCCACGCTGTTCCAGGTGATGGAACGGGCGGGCGAGCTGGGGGCGCTGTGCTGCGTGCACGCCGAGAACGGCCCGGTCATCGACGTGCTGGTCCGTCGCGCCCTGGCCGCGGGGCGGACCAACCCGTCATGGCACGGCCGGACCAGGCCGGAACTCGCCGAAGCCGAGGCCACCCACCGGGCGATCGCCGTGGCCGAGATGGCGAACGCGCCGGTGTACTTCGTGCATCTGTCCTGCGCGGAGGCGCTCGCCGAGGTCACCGCCGCCCGCGACCGGGGCAGGCCCGTGTTCGCCGAGACCTGCCCGCACTATCTGTTCCTGGACTCCAGCGTCTACGACGACGAGAGCTTCGACACGGCGAAGTACGTCCTCACGCCGCCGCTGCGGGACGTCCGCCATCAGGACGCGCTGTGGCGTGGCCTGCGCGCCAACGGCCTGCAGGTGGTCTCGACCGACCACTGCCCCTTCTGTCTCAACGGGCAGAAGGACCTCGGCGCGGGCGACTTCTCCAAGATCCCCAACGGAGGGCCCGGTATCGAGCACCGACTGCAACTCCTGTACGCGGGGGTGGTCGCGGGGCGACTGCCGCTGCAGCGGATGGTCGAGGTGTTCGCAACGACGCCCGCGAGGCTGTTCGGCCTGTACCCGCGCAAGGGCACGGTGGCCGTCGGGTCCGATGCCGACCTCGTCGTCTTCGACCCGAGCGCGACGACGACGATCAACGCCGCGACCCAGCACATGGCGGTCGACTACAGCATGTACGAGGGCTGGCGGCTCGCCGGCGCGGTGCGCACCGTGATCTGCGGCGGCGCGCCCGTTGTGGAGAACGGCGTGTTCGTCGGCACCCCTGGCCGTGGACGGTTCCTACGCCGCGAAGCCGGTAGCCGACCGTGA
- a CDS encoding cyclase family protein — protein MRRIVDISVPLKAGIASDPPGYRPEIDYYTHADTAEDVIAFFPGMTVDDLPDREGWAIERVRINTHNGTHLDAPYHYSATMDGGARAITIDQVPLEWCLQPAVKLDFRNLPDGHIATVADVETELARIGHELKPLEIVVVNTAAGARYGHDDYVSTGCGMGRDATLFLLEHGVRLTGTDAWSWDAPFVHTARRYARDRDASIIWEGHRAGRDIGYCHLEKLHALESLPADGFQIACFPVKVHAASAGWTRAVAIFDE, from the coding sequence ATGCGCAGAATCGTCGACATCTCGGTTCCACTCAAGGCCGGGATCGCCTCGGACCCGCCCGGCTACCGGCCGGAGATCGACTACTACACCCATGCCGACACCGCGGAAGACGTGATTGCGTTCTTCCCTGGAATGACTGTGGACGACCTACCCGATCGAGAGGGCTGGGCCATTGAGAGAGTGCGGATCAACACCCACAACGGCACGCACCTCGACGCGCCCTACCACTACTCGGCAACGATGGACGGCGGCGCCCGGGCGATCACGATCGACCAGGTGCCGCTGGAGTGGTGCCTGCAGCCCGCGGTGAAGCTCGACTTCCGGAACCTGCCCGACGGCCACATCGCCACGGTGGCCGACGTCGAGACCGAACTGGCGCGGATCGGCCATGAACTGAAGCCGCTGGAGATCGTCGTCGTCAACACCGCCGCCGGAGCCCGGTACGGACACGATGACTATGTGTCCACCGGCTGCGGCATGGGACGCGACGCCACCCTCTTTCTGCTGGAGCACGGGGTCCGGCTGACCGGCACCGACGCGTGGAGCTGGGACGCCCCGTTCGTCCATACCGCACGGCGCTATGCCCGTGACCGGGACGCCTCGATCATCTGGGAGGGCCACCGCGCCGGGCGGGACATCGGCTACTGCCATCTGGAGAAGCTGCACGCCCTGGAGTCGCTGCCCGCCGACGGCTTCCAGATCGCCTGTTTTCCGGTGAAGGTCCACGCCGCGTCCGCGGGCTGGACGCGGGCGGTGGCGATCTTCGATGAATGA